The proteins below come from a single Aegilops tauschii subsp. strangulata cultivar AL8/78 chromosome 6, Aet v6.0, whole genome shotgun sequence genomic window:
- the LOC109754623 gene encoding subtilisin-like protease SBT3.9 — MVVFLTCSSMYCLSAPHGWTCMGLYLYIHMREQKDTHLTNITLVPKPDMDMRRAFACTMLLAAMSPLSASSKLYIVYMGGKKHDDPSMVTESHHDVLTSVFGSKDEAMKSIVYSYRHGFSGFAAMLTESQAATLAKCSDVVSVRPNIYHEAHTTRSWDFLGLDYDQPREDSGLLQKAKYGEDVIIGVIDSGIWPESRSFDDSGYGPVPARWKGTCQAGQQFDATSCNRKIIGARWFSDDMSDEELKAEYMSPRDLSGHGTHVASTIAGGQVSNVSYGGLAAGVARGGAPRARLAIYKVLWGPRGSGSHAGVLAALDHAIDDGVDVLSLSLGQAGSELFETLHAVERGISVVFSAGNGGPVPQTAWNAVPWVTTVAASTIDRTFPTLISLGNKQMLMGQSLHNNASMNISDFKALVYTRSCSMQSLASSNITGKIVLCYAPAEAAITPPRLALPIVINRTMEAGAKGLIFAQYDANILDILTMCKGNMACVVVDFEIAHTILTYLDKTKNPVMKVSRAMSVIGNQVLSPMVASFSSRGPSAAFPRILKPDVAAPGVSILAAKGNTYVFMSGTSMACPHVSAVVALLKSAHPDWSPAMIKSAIITTASVIDHFGVLIQAEGVPRKLADPFDFGGGHIDPDKAVDPGLVYDMNARDYNKFLNCTDELLDNCKSYISNLNLPSIAMPDLKDNITVRRTVMNVGPVEATYRVTVEAPTGVIVTVEPSMISFTRGGSKSMMFTVMFTSRKRVQGGYTIGSLTWSDENTHSVRIPIAVQTVVQDFVRDTS; from the exons ATGGTAGTTTTTCTCACGTGTTCTTCTATGTACTGTTTATCTGCACCCCATGGCTGGACATGTATGGGGCTGTATTTATACATACACATGAGAGAACAAAAGGACACTCACTTGACAAACATAACACTTGTCCCCAAACCAGACATGGATATGAGAAGAGCTTTTGCCTGCACCATGCTACTGGCGGCAATGTCGCCTCTTTCGGCGTCGAGCAAA CTCTACATAGTGTACATGGGGGGGAAGAAACATGACGATCCATCCATGGTCACCGAGTCGCACCACGACGTACTAACTTCCGTCTTTGGAAG CAAAGACGAAGCCATGAAGTCGATAGTCTACAGCTACAGGCACGGATTTTCTGGCTTCGCCGCCATGCTCACCGAATCTCAAGCTGCCACACTTGCAA AATGTTCTGATGTTGTCAGTGTGAGGCCCAACATTTACCACGAGGCGCACACAACTCGGAGCTGGGACTTCCTCGGCCTTGACTACGACCAACCGCGGGAGGATTCAGGCCTCCTGCAAAAGGCAAAGTACGGTGAAGATGTCATCATCGGGGTGATCGATTCAG GGATATGGCCTGAATCACGAAGCTTCGACGACAGCGGCTACGGTCCGGTACCGGCGAGGTGGAAAGGCACATGCCAAGCCGGCCAGCAGTTCGACGCCACGAGTTGCAACAGAAAGATCATCGGCGCACGATGGTTCAGCGATGACATGAGTGATGAGGAGCTCAAGGCCGAGTACATGTCGCCCAGGGACCTCAGCGGCCACGGCACGCACGTCGCCTCGACGATCGCCGGCGGACAGGTTTCGAACGTGAGCTACGGAGGCCTTGCCGCCGGGGTGGCACGCGGCGGGGCGCCACGCGCCAGACTGGCAATCTACAAGGTGCTGTGGGGGCCACGTGGATCGGGCTCCCACGCGGGGGTCCTTGCGGCCCTCGACCACGCCATAGACGATGGCGTGGATGTCCTGTCACTCTCGCTGGGACAGGCAGGCAGCGAGCTCTTTGAGACGCTGCACGCCGTCGAGAGAGGGATCTCCGTCGTGTTCTCTGCCGGGAACGGCGGACCTGTGCCGCAAACGGCGTGGAATGCAGTGCCTTGGGTCACCACGGTTGCTGCGAGCACCATAGACCGGACTTTCCCTACACTGATATCGCTCGGGAATAAACAAATGTTGATG GGGCAATCTCTTCACAACAATGCATCTATGAACATCAGTGACTTTAAGGCCCTTGTTTACACGAGGAG CTGTAGCATGCAGTCGCTTGCGTCAAGCAACATCACGGGTAAAATTGTTCTGTGCTATGCACCGGCAGAGGCAGCCATTACACCACCTCGACTAGCACTTCCTATTGTCATAAATCGTACAATGGAAGCCGGCGCGAAGGGCCTTATCTTTGCACAATATGATGCCAACATCCTCGACATCTTGACCATGTGTAAAGGCAACATGGCATGTGTAGTGGTGGACTTCGAAATCGCGCACACAATTCTCACATATTTGGATAAAACAAA AAATCCAGTGATGAAGGTGTCTCGTGCTATGAGTGTTATTGGGAACCAAGTGTTGTCGCCGATGGTCGCCTCATTCTCATCAAGAGGCCCGAGTGCCGCGTTCCCAAGAATACTCAA GCCGGATGTTGCCGCACCCGGGGTCAGCATCTTGGCAGCCAAGGGCAACACTTATGTGTTCATGTCCGGGACATCCATGGCGTGTCCGCATGTATCCGCGGTGGTCGCACTGCTTAAGTCAGCTCACCCGGATTGGTCTCCTGCCATGATAAAGTCTGCCATCATCACCACAG CTTCCGTGATCGATCATTTCGGTGTGCTGATCCAAGCAGAGGGTGTCCCGAGGAAACTAGCCGACCCATTCGACTTTGGCGGTGGCCATATAGATCCAGATAAGGCCGTTGACCCTGGCTTGGTTTACGACATGAATGCAAGAGATTACAACAAGTTCTTAAATTGCACCGATGAATTGTTAGACAACTGTAAGTCCTATATCAGCAATCTTAACCTCCCATCAATCGCCATGCCAGACCTCAAAGACAATATCACAGTCCGGCGCACTGTCATGAATGTCGGGCCAGTTGAAGCAACTTACCGAGTGACGGTTGAGGCTCCCACAGGGGTAATCGTAACTGTGGAGCCATCTATGATCAGTTTTACAAGAGGTGGTAGCAAAAGCATGATGTTTACGGTGATGTTCACATCAAGGAAGAGAGTGCAAGGTGGGTACACCATTGGGAGTTTGACATGGTCGGATGAAAATACCCACTCAGTGAGAATACCTATTGCAGTGCAAACTGTAGTACAAGACTTTGTGAGAGATACATCATAA